A stretch of Acidovorax sp. RAC01 DNA encodes these proteins:
- the arsH gene encoding arsenical resistance protein ArsH has protein sequence MPEAPLPASPDALGDLPQLDAACFAVPSMAHLQAVPSTHPPRFALLYGSLRPRSFSRLVTEEAARLLTAMGGEVRIFNPAGLPQVDDAPDTHPKVVELRALAQWSEGMVWCSPERHGAMTGLMKTQIDWIPLSVGAIRPTQGKTLAVMQVSGGSQSFNAVNQMRLLGRWMRMLTIPNQSSVAKAYQEFGDDDRMKPSAYYDRIVDVVEELFKFTLLTRDVAPYLVDRYSERKESAEALARRVNLPQAV, from the coding sequence TTGCCTGAAGCCCCCCTGCCCGCGTCTCCAGACGCTTTGGGCGATCTTCCCCAGCTCGACGCTGCCTGCTTCGCCGTACCGTCGATGGCGCACCTGCAGGCAGTGCCCAGCACCCACCCGCCGCGGTTCGCGTTGCTCTACGGTTCGCTGCGGCCGCGGTCGTTCAGCCGGCTGGTGACCGAAGAGGCCGCACGCCTGCTGACCGCCATGGGCGGCGAGGTGCGCATCTTCAACCCCGCAGGCTTACCGCAGGTGGACGACGCGCCCGACACGCACCCCAAGGTGGTCGAGCTGCGCGCGCTGGCGCAGTGGTCCGAAGGCATGGTGTGGTGCTCGCCCGAGCGCCATGGCGCCATGACGGGCCTCATGAAGACGCAGATCGACTGGATCCCGCTGTCGGTCGGCGCCATCCGGCCCACGCAGGGCAAGACGCTGGCCGTGATGCAGGTGAGCGGGGGCTCGCAGTCGTTCAACGCCGTGAACCAGATGCGCTTGCTGGGCCGCTGGATGCGGATGCTCACCATTCCGAACCAGTCGTCGGTGGCCAAGGCTTACCAGGAGTTTGGCGATGACGACCGGATGAAGCCCTCGGCGTACTACGACCGCATCGTGGACGTGGTGGAGGAGCTGTTCAAGTTCACGCTGCTCACCCGCGATGTGGCGCCCTACCTGGTGGACCGCTACAGCGAGCGCAAGGAAAGCGCCGAGGCGCTGGCGCGGCGGGTGAACCTGCCGCAGGCGGTGTGA
- the arsC gene encoding arsenate reductase (glutaredoxin) (This arsenate reductase requires both glutathione and glutaredoxin to convert arsenate to arsenite, after which the efflux transporter formed by ArsA and ArsB can extrude the arsenite from the cell, providing resistance.) → MTDITIYHNPKCGTSRNTLAMIRNSGIEPLVIEYLKTPPDRATLQARIAATGQPVINAVRTKEALFTELGLHAPGTTDAQLIDAMLAHPILINRPIVVTPLGTRLCRPSEQVLDILPAPQKGAFTKEDGEVVINAQGERLA, encoded by the coding sequence ATGACCGACATCACGATCTATCACAACCCGAAGTGCGGCACCTCGCGCAACACGCTGGCCATGATCCGCAACAGCGGCATCGAGCCCCTGGTCATCGAATACCTCAAGACCCCGCCCGACCGGGCCACGCTGCAGGCCCGGATCGCCGCCACCGGCCAGCCCGTGATCAATGCCGTGCGCACCAAGGAAGCCCTGTTCACAGAACTGGGGCTCCATGCGCCCGGCACCACCGACGCACAGCTCATCGACGCCATGCTGGCGCACCCGATCCTCATCAACCGGCCCATCGTCGTCACGCCACTGGGCACGCGGCTGTGCAGGCCGTCGGAGCAGGTGCTGGACATCCTGCCGGCGCCGCAGAAAGGCGCATTCACCAAGGAAGACGGCGAAGTGGTCATCAACGCCCAGGGAGAGCGCCTTGCCTGA